The sequence TTCCAagcagcagaaagagaaaaataaagtgaaaaagaagcgaaagaaagaaacaaaaggcaaagAAGTTCGGTTTGGCAAAAGGAATGACAAGTTCTGCTCCTCTGAGTCCGAGAGCGAGTCCCCGGAGAGCGAGGAGGGGGACGGGGACTCTGTGGGCAGCTCTGGCGGCTCCAGGGCGTCCCCGCTGCTGCTGAAGGAGCCCGCGCTGTTCGGCTCCCTCTCggcctcctccacctcctcccatGGGAGCACCGCCTCCCAGAGGCACCACCCGAACCACAGCGAGCAGCACGCCAAGCCCTGGAGGACAGACAGTTGGAAAAGCGTCTCCTCCCCCGCCTGGTCGGAGGGCAGTTCTCTCTCAGACTCCACGCGGACGAGGCTGACGAGCGAGTCCGACTACCCGTCCGAGGGCTCCAGCGTGGAGTCCCTGAAGCCGGTCAGGAGGCGGCAGGAGCACAGGAGGCGGGGTGGGCTCCAGAGCGCGCTCCCCGAGAAGAGGAACTCGTTCCACTCCAGCGGGGATGGCGCCATCCCGAAGCTGGACAAAGAGGGGAAAGTCATCAAAAAACATAAAAcgaaacacaaacacaaaaacaaggaGAAAGGACAGTGCTCCGTAAGCCAGGAACTTAAACTGAAAAGTTTTGCTTACGAGTACGACGACGTCAAGGCAAAGGCCGACAAGGCCATGCTTGTGGATAGCGAAGGGCCCGTAGACAGCAAGCTCCGAGGGTCGCGGCACGACCGAGAGCATTTCAAGAGGGAAGAGAGGCTGGGCAGGCTCAAGTCAGAAGAGAAAGAGTGGTCGTTCAAAGACGAGAAGCTGCCCAAGAGGGCCCGGGAGCTGGGCAAAGAGGCCAGCAGGGCTTTCCGGGAGGAGAAGGAGCGTTGGAGTAGAGCAGAGAAGGAGAGGCTGATGAAGGAGAAGTCTCCCAAAGAGGAGAAACTGAGACTCTGcaaggaggagaggaggaagaagtcAAAAGACCGGCCCTCAAAATTAGAGAAGAGGAATGATTTAAAAGAGGACAGAATTTCAAAAGATAAGGAGAAAACTTTCAAAGATGATAAAGAaaaactcaaaaaagaaaaagtttatagAGAAGATTCTGCCTTTGATGAATATTGTAACAAAAGCCAGTTTCTGGAGAGTGAGGACACCAAGTTTAGCCTTTCTGACGACCAGCAGGAGCGCTGGTTTTCTGACTTGTCTGACTCCTCCTTTGATTTCAAAGGGGAAGATAGTTGGGACTCCACAGTGACAGACTTTAGGGAGCTGAAGAATGACTCGGTGGCCAAGCTCATCCTGGGGACAGTGAAGGAGGACGCCAAGGACAAGAAGCGGGACAGCAGGAACCGGGAGAAGAGAGACCTTGCCGACAGACGTGGGGACAGAGAGTCTTTCTTTAGGAAGAAAGACAGGGACTACGTAGATAAAAActctgaaaagagaaaagaccAGACTGAAAAGCATAAAAGCGTCCCCAGCTACATGTTGGAAAAGGACAAGAAGAGGAAGGAGTCTGGCGAAGGTGTGAAGGAGAGGAGAGACCTGCTCGAGGGtgccaaggagaggaaggacgtCCGGGCAAAGCCCGAGGAGCTACACCGGGAAGACCTGAAGGAGTGCGGCTGCGACGGCTTCTTCAAGGACAAGAGCGACTCCGACTTCGTGAAAAGCCTGGAGCCCTGGGAGAGGCACCATCTggtgaaagaaaaggagaagaaagatggCCTCgataaggaaaagagagagaaggcgaagtctgaaaaatataaagacaagtCCATTGACAAAGACAAAATTGAAAAGTCTATCCTTGAAAAGAGTCAGAAGGACAAAGAGTTTGATAAATgttttaaggagaaaaaagataCTAAGGAAAAGCATAAAGATACACAtagtaaagacaaagaaaggaaaatgtctcTCGATCAAGttaaagaaaagaaggagaagacTCTCCCTGCAATTGCCTCAGAAGACTTCTCTGAAAAAAGAGACGAAAAAAAGGGTAAAGAGAAAAGCTGGTATATTGCAGATATATTCACAGATGAAAGTGAAGATGAAAAAGATGATTACCCTGCAGGTGGATTCAAACTCGGAGAGGCCGGTGGAGGGCAGCGGGCAGACAGCCTCCCGGTCAGAGAGGAGCACAGGAAGTGTTCCTCTGATAAGCCACACTCAGAAAAGCAGAAGGACAAAGAGtccaaagaaaagaagaaggaaaaaggagtcACTGAAGggggaaaagacaggaaagaaaaaacCTCTGAAAAGCACAAAGAGAAGAAGGATAAAGAGTCCACAGAAAAATATAAGGACAGGAAGGACAGAACTTCTGTTGACTCtactcaagaaaagaaaatgaaacagaaactCCCCGAAAAGGTAGAAAAGAAGCACTCTACTGAAGACAAGGTCAAAAGTAAGCACAAAGAGAAGCCTGACAAAGAACATTCCAAAGAGAGGAAGCCCTCGAAAAGTGCCGAGATGGAGAAGAGCTTGCTGGAGAAGCTGGAGGAAGCAGCTTTGCACGAGTACCGCGAAGACTCCAACGACAAGGTCAGCGAGATCTCCTCGGACAGCTTCACGGAGCGCGTGCAGGAGCCGgggctcagggccctgctggaCGCCTCCCCGCCAGACGCCAGGGAGAATGCCTGCTTCCAGGAGAAGCTGAAGGAGAGAGAGCGGCACCggcactcctcctcctcctccaagaAGAGCCACGAgcgggagagagggaagaaggagaaGGCCGAGAAGAGGGACAGAGGCGACGACGCGAGCTGCAGGAAGGACTCGAGCCAGCACGAGAAAGAGTTCTTGGAAGCCGACGCTTACGCCGTTTCCTATAACGTGAGAGCCGACGTGGACGACGACTTAGACAAAGCCGTGGAGCTGTTTTCTactgaaaaaaaagataaaaatgatgctgaaagagaaCCTTCtaagaagatagaaaaggaaCTGAAGCCTTACGGTTCTGCTGCTGTCAccattttaaaagagaagaagaggagagagaagcaccGTGAGaagtggagagaggagagagagaggcaccGAGAGAAGCATCCTGACGGGTTCTTGAAGCATCACAAGGACGAACCAAAGCCTGgaaccaaagacaaagacaacCCTCCGAACTCTTTTAAAGATAAGTCCAAGGAGGAAATCCTGAAACTCAGTGAAACCAAACTGAAGGACAAATTCAAGGAAAaccaagagaaggaaaagggcgACGCGGTGAAGATCAGCAACGGGAACGACAGGGGGCCGCTGCCCAGGGAGCCTGCCAGGAAGGACAGCAGCCGGCCCCGGGAGAAGCTCCTGGGGGACGGCGACCTGATGATGACGAGCTTCGAGAGGATGCTCTCCCAGAAAGACCTGGAGATCGAGGAGCGCCACAAGAGGCACAAGGAGAGAATGAAGCAGATGGAGAAGCTGAGGCACCGGTCTGGGGACCCGAAGCTCAAGGACAGGACAAAGCCAGCTGAGGACGCGCGCAGGAAGGCCCTGGACGGCGCCTCCAGGAGAGCCCTGGGGCCCGATGCGCCACTCAGAGACAGGAAGCTCAAGGAGCCGATGCCTGcggcccccacccccctgcctccCGAGACTAAAGCCCCCCTGGGGCCAGGGGCAGAGTCCAAGGCCTGGCTGGCGGGGCCTCAGCTGAAAGAGGGTCCCCCCGCATCTCCCCGGCTGGACCCCGGCCGGCCCCCCGGGGCCCCCACGCCCACATCAGTGGTGTCGTGCCCCAGCTTCGAGGAGCTGATGCACACGCCCCGCACGCCATCGTGCAGCGCCGACGACTATGCCGACCTCGTGTTCGACTGCGCTGACTCGCAGCACTCGCTGCCCGTCTCCAGCACCTCTGCCAGCGCCTGCTCCCCGTCCTTCTTCGACAGGTTCTCAGCTGCTTCGAGCGGCCTTGCTGAAAACCCAAGCCAGACCCCAACCCGGGCCCTCTCCGCAAGCCTCTACCGCTCGGTCTCTGTGGACGCCAGGAGGACCCCTGAGGAGGAGTTCAGTGTGGGCGACAAGCTCTTCAGGCAGCAGAGCGTCCCCGCCGGCTCCCACTACAGCTCCCCTGGGCAGCAGTCGGGGGACGACAAGGGCCCCGTGCCCCCGGGCCCCGTGGAGAAGTTCCCCTGCTTGTCTCCAGGGTATTACTCCCCCGACTACGGGGTCCCGTCGCCCAAAGACGCCCTGCACTGCCCCCCTGCGGCTGTGAGCGCCACGCGGTCCCCGGAAGGGGTCTTCTCAAGTTTACAAGCCAAGTCTTCGCCGTCTCCCCGAGACGAGCTGCTGGCCCCGTCCATCGAAGGCGCCCTCCCCCCCGACCTAGGCCTCCCACTGGACGCCACGGAGGACCAGCAGGCCACAGCGGCCATCATCCCGCCTGAGCCCAGCTTCCTGGAGCCCCTGGGCGAGGGCCCCTTCAGCACCGTCGTCACCGAGGAGGACCCGGCCGAGTGGACCCAGCCCGCCGTTCCCGAGCAGCCCCTTGCCCCCAGCCTCATCGCGAGCGCCTCAGAAAGCTCCATCAGCTGGCCCGGGGGGCCGGACCTTCTGCTCAAGTCTCCCCCGAGATTTGCTGAGTCGCCCCGGCCCTTCTGCCCTGCAGAGTCCGTCCACGCTGCCGCCCCCGCACCATTCGCCGCCTCGGAACCCCCGTACCCGGTCTCTCCCATTCCATACCCCCTGTCGGTCCCTGAACCGGGGCTCGAGGACACCAAGGGAGGTGGCGTGGACGCACTCGCAGCCGAGCTCTCGGCTTCCCAAGAGCAAGCGCCTTACGCCTCCCCCTCCAGGCTGGGGTTCTTCAACTGCAAGCCCCTTCCAGAAGCCTCGCACATGCCCCCCGAGCCTGCTGCTATAGCCCCCGTGGCTCAGGCCGAGGCTCTGCAGCCCCTCGAGGGCGGCTTCCTGGAAAGCAGCCACAGCGTCGCTGCCCTCGGCCAGGAGGAGCCAGTGGCCTGGCCCGATCCGTTCACAAACTCGGAGGACGACCTGGACCTGGGGCCATTTTCACTGCCGGACCTTCCCCTGCAGAGTAAAGATGTTTCCGACGTCGAGGCAGAACCTATGGAAGGAAGCCCCCTGGGTCCTCCAGAAGACACGGTTCCCGGGGCTCCCGGGGCTCCCGGGGCTCCCGGTGGCCGAGCGGCCTCCACGCCGGCCTCCGTGGAGCAGCCGCAGCCTGTTCCCGACCAGGCGCCCGCTCACCTCCCCAGCGAGCCGGAGCCCTCGGAGCCGGCAGGGGCGGGGCCCCTAGAGGCTATGGGTGCCGGCAGTGTGTCCCAGGAGGATGCCCCGGAGGACCTGGACCCCAGCGCGGGGCCCACCCCTGCCCCCGTGGAGCCCCCTGCACCAGGGAGCACAGACGAGGAGGCCGAGGCCCAGGCCGCGCCCCGCTCTGCCCCCGAGGGGCCCCCTGCGGACCCCCCAGCCCAGGCTCCCTCTGCAGGAGCACCTGGCCCCCACGCCCAGGCCGTGGCCTCTCTGGGCAGCGTCCTGCCGGAAGCCGCAGAGCCAGTCCCAAGGCCCCCAGTGGAGGCCCCGAAGCCCCCTAAGGTGGAAGAGATCCCACAGCGCATCACCAGGAACCGGGCGCAGATGCTGGCCAACCAGAGCAAGCAGAGCCCCTGCCCGGCCGAGAAGgagccgccgcccgccgcagcccCGGCCTCCAGGGCCAAGGGCCGCGCCCCCGAGGAGGACGACGCCCAGGCCCAGCACCCCCGCAAGCGCCGGCTCCAGCGCTCCAGCCAGCAGCCGCCGCAGGTGCACACGTCCACGCAGCAGACGCGGGAGGTGATCCAGCAGACGCTGGCCGCCATCGTGGACGCCATCAAGCTGGACGACATCGAGCCGTACCACAGCGACAGGTCCAATCCCTACTTCGAGTACCTGCAGATCAGGAAGAAGATCGAGGAGAAGCGGAAGATCCTCTGCTACATCCCGCCGCAGGCCCCGCAGTGCTACGCCGAGTACGTCACCTACACCGGCTCGTACCTGCTGGACGGCAAGCCGCTCAGCAAGCTGCACATCCCCGTGGTGAGTCCTCCTTCCCGGCAGCGTTCCCAGCCGCACCGCAGCCAGGCACGTGGGCCGGGCGTCAGGCCTGCTTGCTGCCGCTCGCCGTGCGGTGCTTCTCACAGACGCCCGGCTGCAGGGGCACGGGGGCGCCCGCACACTGCGGCTGCCGTGGTGCAGTTCCAGGGACTCGTGGCCAGCCTCCCCCTGGCGAGTGGGCCTCAGGAGGCGCAGTCCTTCCCCTCCGGCGTGGGCCAGCCAGGGCTGCTGGCCCTCTCGCCTGGGGCCGCCCCTGGGCCTGGCCCCTGGTTGGCGCACCTGCCGCCCACTCGGGGAGGGCTCCTTGAGTCATTCCCCGAAGCAGGCGGAAGAGGACCTGGGCCCGTCCATTGTGGGGCATCCTCTCTGCCTGGCTGCAGCCCCGGAGCACAAGTGACCGCCCAGAAGAACCTGCCCACAGACTGTCCTGCTCAGGAAGACTTTTttgtgctttcctttttttttttttcctagttattgAAATGAAGTAATATCTTAACTTTTGCAGAAATTTAGGAAGTAAAGGGAACAATCCGCATCTCTGTAGTCCTGCCACCTACCGTTAACCTCAGGGTGTTTTGCACGTCgtccttgtctgtctgcttgtccctgtctgtctgtctgctggGGCCCTCACAAGTGGCGCCCCGTCCCAGTTCCCTAGAGGCTGGAGGAGAGACTTCCTGCCGGTGGCACAGCGTGGGGCTCAGGACCCCCCCGTGGTCAGGCCCTGAGACGCGTCACCAGTGGACTCCTCCCTCGGGTCCCACCCATCCCGGGTCCTCGCCAGTCCTGAGGCCTTGGGCAGCGTGCTGACCGGTGGCCATGCCAGCCTCCTGCGTACCCCGACTTCTCTGGAGGCTAAATCCAGAGGAGAGAAAACGCCGGGAAAACAGCCACACCCAGGCCAAGCTCAGCCTCCCAGAGGAGTGGGGTACCCGCGTGCCCAGGGCCAGCCAGGCGCTCTCGATGCTGGCTTTGACAAAGTCCATGcgctcccagcccctgccccctgctcaCCAGCCCTGGCCCCACGGAGGTACCTCCTGGCCTCGGCAGCCCTGCTTGTTCCCAGCGTCGTTCCTCCCGGGTTGGCTGTTCACGGCCGGAGTGAGCGCAGGCGGTTCGCTGCTCCTTTCTCTGTCAGCGCACGCCTGGGCCCCACGGGGGTCTCCAGTCCATCCTCCTCCCCCTGCGTGTCTCCAGCGTGACTGGCGTGTCCCGTGGTGGTCGTCCCCGCCCCGCGGCTGTCAGTATGCCCCACCTTTTGAGGAACTTCCCTACTTTCTGGCCCTACAGCCTTTCCTGCGCCCTGGCACGGGCACCTGCCTCTTCTCCCAGGGCCGCCGTGCAGCCTGTGCGCATGTTTCTTCATCAACTCCGCAGAGCCTCCTTCCTGCCCGGCGCACAGCGGGGCCTCGcacgggtgggggcggggcccatGCAGAGGGCGCTGGCTCCCACTTCCCGCTGTCAAGGCGGCGCGGCCTCTGCCTGGTTTAAGTGCCCGCTCGGGGCACGGACCGAATCCTGCTTCCGACACCCCGCCCCCACACCAGGCTCTCTGGCTCGGCTTcacctttctgtttttctttttcgtACTTGaacactgtgtgtgtgtttttataccttttttccttttgtgctttGTTCCGTTCCCTCCGCCCCGTGCccgggcgccccccccccccacatccaCCTTGTGCTCCGTGGGTGGGCCGTCGACCCCCACCCGCGAGCATCGGGCCTCAGTGAGGTGGCCTTGTGGGGGCCGCTGAGTGTGACCTGCTGTGCGACGCTCACTCCTGGCGCTGCGCTGAGGGCCAGCCACTTCTCACCGCCCTCTGCTCTGCCTGCAGATCGCGCCCCCGCCCTCTCTGGCCGAGCCCCTCAAGGAGCTGTTCAAGCAGCAGGAGGCCGTGAGGGGGAAGCTGCGCCTGCAGCACAGCATCGAGCGGGTGAGCGCGGGCCCTGGGCCGGGCGGCGGGTAGGCGCCCGGGTGCAGGCGCAGCTCACCCCCCTCTCCTGCAGGAGAAGCTGATCGTGTCCTGTGAGCAGGAGATCCTGCGTGTGCACTGCCGGGCGGCGAGGACCATCGCAAACCAGGCCGTGCCCTTCAGTGCCTGCACCATGCTGCTAGACTCCGAGGTCTACAACATGCCGCTCGAGAGCCAGGTCGGACCCCCGCCGGGCCCCGCCCACCGCCAGGCCGAGCGGCAGGAGCCAGGGCGCCTCGGGCCCCGGGAGGCTGGAGTTTTCCTCTAAAGCCTGGTCCGATGAGCGCAAGGCGCTGCCCTCCTCACCCATGTCCACTTAAACCGCCCGGCTTGTGTTAAAGCGGTGGGGGCTGCTGGTGCTGGGGGGTCTCGCCTCGCTCCCGGCTGGGGCCGGGACAGCAGCGGGGGAGTCGCTCTGCAGCCTTTCCCTGGGCTCACCTGAGGACCCCTCCCCAGAGCTGGCTGGAGTCCCCACTCGGCTTCCTGCTTTACTTCATCGTCCGCTCCGTTCCGTCACTCTGTGTCCCCCGTGCTGCTGCCTGCAGTTACCCTTTCCCCTGGCTATCAGTGCGCCTGACAGATGCGCTTCCCTGCCTTCTGGCACCTTCTGTCCCTGCCACGCTCCAGGGCTGGGGCCTGGCACTGCCCTTCTCAGCCTCCCCTCCCTCCAGAGGCTTGTCAACGCCCCCAGCCTCTCCACAGAGACGCCCGGTCACCCCTGCCGGCGGCGTCACCGCCCTCTCTTCCATTCCGAGTGTGACGTCGTCACCCCTCGTCACCTCGCGCTGCTGTCCAGCCCGCTGCACCTGAGCCAGGGTGCGCTCACGGAACAAGCACACGTCCCTCTCCCGCTTAGCCTCCTGTGACCCCCCATGGCACGGGCTCAGCTCTCtgctcccccctcctctcctcacCCCGCATCAGGGGCTTTTGGGGGCGCTCTGCCTGTGCCGCTCCTGGAGGGTAGCCCCTCTAGCCATCCTGCCAGGAGAGCCCAGAGGACAGGCAGCTGCCAAGCGCCGCTGGGTTCTGCACATGTGTGGCGACATGGAGGGTTTGGGATTTTTAGGTAAATTTTATTAGTGCATTCAAGATTTCCTACTCATTTGCATATGGGTTTTAGGGGTATGTCTTAAACGAGCATGGTGATAAATTTTCCTTAAAGCAGAATTTTACTCAACAAACTATATAAAGGAAGGACCACATGGTTAATTTGGGGGTTGAAAATTCCTGAAATTTTGGCTTTTTGCACCCAAAAGTACAATTAGCAGGTTTTCcttttaagtaatatttttgtttgtttttgagtgCTAAAAGAAGAGCCAAAGCTTAGGCTGCCACCATTTCTTCCAAAACACGCTTTGCTGcccgcctctgctccctgccaGCAGCAGGTGCAGGGTGCGGCCGACTCAGGGAGGGCGGGCGGAGACCCCCGAGGGTAGAGCGGTGCTGTCGCCAGCACGTGGCGGGTCAGCTGGTAGAGGACGCCGGGGCGGCAGGCAGCCGGTGCAGAGGCTGAGCTGGGGCACGCCCGGCCGGGGACGTCACAGACGGCAGCCTTGACGCAGGTGCTGGTGCCCCTGGGCATGGAGGGGGAGCCCGGCACCTGCTGCGCCCGCATTCTCGTTCCTGTGTAACCCCACGTGGGATTCCTTCTGCAGGGCGATGAAAACAAATCCGTGCGTGACCGGTTCAACGCCCGCCAGTTCATCTCCTGGCTGCAGGACGTGGACGACAAGTACGACCGGATGAAGGTCAGTACCCGCCCCCCCGGCGCCAGACCCCGCCCAGCCAAGGCCCCCACGCCCCACCCGCCTCCTTAGAGCGTCTTCCTTCTGCCCAGGTGTGGTGGCGGCCGGGCAAGCTGCCCGACTCGGGGACCTCCTCTGAGCCCTGCTCTGGAAGTGCCGAGCTGAGCAATAGACCAGAGAACGCAGTGGGAGGTGGCGATGAGCCAGTGAGCAGCACGCCCCTCCGCAGGTGCGAGTGTGTCCACCTGGAGTTGCCGTGAGAGCAGCGGCCTCCTGTCCCCTTAGGAGGTCTCCGAGGCACAGCCTGGTGGGAAACCTGCcctggggccaggcagggcctTCCCCTCCTGCTGTGGCCCTCGCTAGGCCGAGGGCTGCTGGGGACGGAGCGCCTCCTCGGGGGCCCGCGCTGCCGGGCGGCCAGGGGCTCACAGGGGAGCAGCGGACAGGGCGCAGGTCCCATTAGGAAGTGGTCCCGGATGCCAGCGTGGGCCGTGCGTCTCTGGGCACGGGGGAGCTCCGCGGGGCCGCGGAAGGCCGGACCCTCTCCTGCCTTCCACCAGAAACTTACCCGACATGATCCAACACAGGTCTTTAGTGAAGCCGTAAGTAGTAACCGAAAGCTTTACAAACATACAGAGAAGACTTTCCTCCAAGAGAGAAATTACATTTTGACTACATTAAATTAGACTTCTATGCATTAAAAATGCCACATAGATCTAGTTTCCTTAATGTGTAAactaataagaaaaagaacagaaaaaatacgCAAACTATATAAGAGATAGTtcacaaagaaggaaataaaatgcagGCCCTTTGCTACGTCATCAGTGTACACAACTCAGCACCAGCTTCCGTGGTCTCCCTGGAAGGCACCGGGAGGCTGGACAGGGCCAGGAGTGGCCGGTGGTAAGTGCTTGTAGCCATGACTGTCAAATTTCAAAATGTTCTCACCCCCTAACCTAgcggtttcacttttacttatttaaaagttAAGGAAGCAATAGAGCAGCTATGCAAAGCCATGTACAGGTTTCCCTGGAATGTTCCAGTAAACTGCAAACCCAGGAGTCAATGATTTAATGGAACATGATACCACGAGCCCAAGGAGGTAGACCCGTGCCTGCAGGTGGAGGGGTCCGAGAGCCACCTCATAGTGTGTCACTGCGCACGGAGCCCACTG is a genomic window of Dasypus novemcinctus isolate mDasNov1 chromosome 18, mDasNov1.1.hap2, whole genome shotgun sequence containing:
- the ANKRD11 gene encoding ankyrin repeat domain-containing protein 11 isoform X1 — protein: MPRGGCSKAAQQEEFALSSDMVEKQTGKKDKDKVSLTKTTKLDRSDGGKEVKERATKRKLPFTVGANGEQKDSDTEKQGPERKRIKKEPGPRRAGLLFGMGLSGIRAGYPLSERQQVALLMQMTAEESANSPVETTPKHPSQSTTCQKGTPNSASKTKDKVNKRNERGETRLHRAAIRGDARRIKELISEGADVNVKDFAGWTALHEACNRGYYDVAKQLLAAGAEVNTKGLDDDTPLHDAANNGHYKVVKLLLRYGGNPQQSNRKGETPLKVASSPTMVNLLLGKGTYTSSEESSTESSEEEDAPSFAPSSSVDGNNTDSEFEKGLKLKAKIPEPQKTATPIKDEYEFDEDDEQDRVPPLDDKHLLKKDYRKETKSNSFISIPKMEVKSYGKNNTIAPKKAAHRILSDSSDEEDVSVTVGTGEKLRLSAHTILPSNKIREPSSSKQQKEKNKVKKKRKKETKGKEVRFGKRNDKFCSSESESESPESEEGDGDSVGSSGGSRASPLLLKEPALFGSLSASSTSSHGSTASQRHHPNHSEQHAKPWRTDSWKSVSSPAWSEGSSLSDSTRTRLTSESDYPSEGSSVESLKPVRRRQEHRRRGGLQSALPEKRNSFHSSGDGAIPKLDKEGKVIKKHKTKHKHKNKEKGQCSVSQELKLKSFAYEYDDVKAKADKAMLVDSEGPVDSKLRGSRHDREHFKREERLGRLKSEEKEWSFKDEKLPKRARELGKEASRAFREEKERWSRAEKERLMKEKSPKEEKLRLCKEERRKKSKDRPSKLEKRNDLKEDRISKDKEKTFKDDKEKLKKEKVYREDSAFDEYCNKSQFLESEDTKFSLSDDQQERWFSDLSDSSFDFKGEDSWDSTVTDFRELKNDSVAKLILGTVKEDAKDKKRDSRNREKRDLADRRGDRESFFRKKDRDYVDKNSEKRKDQTEKHKSVPSYMLEKDKKRKESGEGVKERRDLLEGAKERKDVRAKPEELHREDLKECGCDGFFKDKSDSDFVKSLEPWERHHLVKEKEKKDGLDKEKREKAKSEKYKDKSIDKDKIEKSILEKSQKDKEFDKCFKEKKDTKEKHKDTHSKDKERKMSLDQVKEKKEKTLPAIASEDFSEKRDEKKGKEKSWYIADIFTDESEDEKDDYPAGGFKLGEAGGGQRADSLPVREEHRKCSSDKPHSEKQKDKESKEKKKEKGVTEGGKDRKEKTSEKHKEKKDKESTEKYKDRKDRTSVDSTQEKKMKQKLPEKVEKKHSTEDKVKSKHKEKPDKEHSKERKPSKSAEMEKSLLEKLEEAALHEYREDSNDKVSEISSDSFTERVQEPGLRALLDASPPDARENACFQEKLKERERHRHSSSSSKKSHERERGKKEKAEKRDRGDDASCRKDSSQHEKEFLEADAYAVSYNVRADVDDDLDKAVELFSTEKKDKNDAEREPSKKIEKELKPYGSAAVTILKEKKRREKHREKWREERERHREKHPDGFLKHHKDEPKPGTKDKDNPPNSFKDKSKEEILKLSETKLKDKFKENQEKEKGDAVKISNGNDRGPLPREPARKDSSRPREKLLGDGDLMMTSFERMLSQKDLEIEERHKRHKERMKQMEKLRHRSGDPKLKDRTKPAEDARRKALDGASRRALGPDAPLRDRKLKEPMPAAPTPLPPETKAPLGPGAESKAWLAGPQLKEGPPASPRLDPGRPPGAPTPTSVVSCPSFEELMHTPRTPSCSADDYADLVFDCADSQHSLPVSSTSASACSPSFFDRFSAASSGLAENPSQTPTRALSASLYRSVSVDARRTPEEEFSVGDKLFRQQSVPAGSHYSSPGQQSGDDKGPVPPGPVEKFPCLSPGYYSPDYGVPSPKDALHCPPAAVSATRSPEGVFSSLQAKSSPSPRDELLAPSIEGALPPDLGLPLDATEDQQATAAIIPPEPSFLEPLGEGPFSTVVTEEDPAEWTQPAVPEQPLAPSLIASASESSISWPGGPDLLLKSPPRFAESPRPFCPAESVHAAAPAPFAASEPPYPVSPIPYPLSVPEPGLEDTKGGGVDALAAELSASQEQAPYASPSRLGFFNCKPLPEASHMPPEPAAIAPVAQAEALQPLEGGFLESSHSVAALGQEEPVAWPDPFTNSEDDLDLGPFSLPDLPLQSKDVSDVEAEPMEGSPLGPPEDTVPGAPGAPGAPGGRAASTPASVEQPQPVPDQAPAHLPSEPEPSEPAGAGPLEAMGAGSVSQEDAPEDLDPSAGPTPAPVEPPAPGSTDEEAEAQAAPRSAPEGPPADPPAQAPSAGAPGPHAQAVASLGSVLPEAAEPVPRPPVEAPKPPKVEEIPQRITRNRAQMLANQSKQSPCPAEKEPPPAAAPASRAKGRAPEEDDAQAQHPRKRRLQRSSQQPPQVHTSTQQTREVIQQTLAAIVDAIKLDDIEPYHSDRSNPYFEYLQIRKKIEEKRKILCYIPPQAPQCYAEYVTYTGSYLLDGKPLSKLHIPVIAPPPSLAEPLKELFKQQEAVRGKLRLQHSIEREKLIVSCEQEILRVHCRAARTIANQAVPFSACTMLLDSEVYNMPLESQGDENKSVRDRFNARQFISWLQDVDDKYDRMKTCLLMRQQHEAAALNAVQRMEWQLKAQELDPAGHKALCAHEVPSFYVPMVDVNDDFVLLPA